Part of the Candidatus Polarisedimenticolia bacterium genome, CGCTCCTGCCGGTGACCGGGGTCATCCCCCTGTCCGAGACGGTCTTCCTGTGGCAGAGCCTGGTCGTCGCCGCCGTCCTGATCGCCGTGTCCGTGGCGATCGCCTACCTCTCCTGCCCCGTCGCGGCCCGCGCCAGGACCGCCGCGGCGATGGGAGTGCGCTTCGATCCGATCCCGATCGAGGTCCCGGCCCCTCGCACGCCGGCCGAGCGGATGGAGCGCAGCCCGGTCTGGGGTGTGGCCATCGCCCTGGTGATGCTGGCTTTCCTCCTCCTGCAGCTGCGGGACAAAGGGTTCGTCGCGGCGCTCGATCTGAACAACTTCAACTTCGCCTTCCTGGCGCTCGGCCTCCTCCTGCACCGTCGGCCGGCGTCGTTCCTCTCCGCCGTGGCGCGCGCCGTGCCGGCGACCGCCGGTGTCCTGATCCAGTTTCCGTTCTACGGCGGCATTTTCGGAATCATCTCGAAGACGGCGATCCAGCCGGCGATGGCCGATCTGTTCGTCCGTCTCACGTCCCAGGGCACGTTCCCGCTCGTCGTCGGAGCCTATTCCGCCGTGCTGGGGATCTTCGTGCCGTCGGGAGGGGGGAAGTGGATCCTCGAGGCGCCGTACGTCATGGCGGCGGCGAACACCTGGCAGGTGCACCTGGGCTGGACCGTGCAGATCTACAACGCCGCGGAGGCCCTGCCGAACCTGATCAACCCCTTCTGGATGCTGCCGCTCATGGGGATCCTGAACGTGCGGGC contains:
- a CDS encoding TIGR00366 family protein, translated to MLIADACERYFPDAFVFALAAVGFVLLAGWALGETPQRLVQEFGGGFWTLVPFTMQMALVIIGGFVVASSPPLERLIRRLALLPKTPRGAVAFVAFFAMASSLLSWGLSLIFTGLLVRELTRRIEGIDYRAIGAAAYLGLGSVWALGLSSSAALLQATKSTIPAALLPVTGVIPLSETVFLWQSLVVAAVLIAVSVAIAYLSCPVAARARTAAAMGVRFDPIPIEVPAPRTPAERMERSPVWGVAIALVMLAFLLLQLRDKGFVAALDLNNFNFAFLALGLLLHRRPASFLSAVARAVPATAGVLIQFPFYGGIFGIISKTAIQPAMADLFVRLTSQGTFPLVVGAYSAVLGIFVPSGGGKWILEAPYVMAAANTWQVHLGWTVQIYNAAEALPNLINPFWMLPLMGILNVRARDLAGFSILQLLFHVPIVFFLCWMFARTLPYVPPVLP